A part of Kwoniella dejecticola CBS 10117 chromosome 5, complete sequence genomic DNA contains:
- a CDS encoding 60S ribosomal protein eL30, translated as MAPVKKSKSAKASESINTRLQLVVKSGKFTLGYKQALKQLRSGKSKLILISKNCPPIRKSELEYYAMLSKTNVHHYDGSNVDLGTAAGKLYRVGVMSIQDAGDSDLLQVETA; from the exons ATGGCCCCCGTCAAGAAGTCCAAGTCCGCCAAGGCCTCCGAGTCTATCAACACCAGATTGCAACTCGTTGTCAAGTCCGGAAAG TTCACCCTCGGTTACAAGCAAGCTCTCAAGCAACTCCGATCCGGAAAAT CCAagctcatcttgatctccaagAACTGTCCCCCCATCAGAAAGTCCGAGCTTGAGTACTACGCTATGTT GTCCAAGACCAATGTCCACCACTACGACGGATCTAACGTCGACCTCGGTACCGCCGCCGGTAAGCTCTACAGAGTCGGTGTGATGTCCATCCAAGACGCTGGGGACTCTGACCTT CTCCAAGTCGAGACCGCTTAA